AAATATGAATAAGGAGGTGATAATTGATGGAGAATTTTGTCTTTCACAATCCAACAAAGATCATCTTCGGAAGGGGAACGATACCAAAGATAGGTGAGGAGATAAAGAATGCCGGAATAAAGAAAGTGCTCTTTCTCTACGGTGGAGGATCCATAAAAAGGAATGGGGTTTACGATCAGGTGGTCGAATCTCTGAGAAAGCATGGAATAGAGTGGGTGGAGGTCTCCGGTGTCAAGCCGAATCCTGTTCTTTCCAAAGTTCATGAGGCGATAGAGGTTGGAAGAAGAGAGAAGGTAGAGGCTGTGCTCGGTGTTGGCGGCGGAAGTGTGATAGATTCGGCGAAAACGGTGGCAGCTGGTATTCTGTACGAGGGTGACATCTGGGATGCCTTCGTTGGGAAATACGTGATAAAAGAGGCTCTTCCTGTCTTCGATGTGTTGACGATCTCTGCTACAGGAACAGAGATGAACGGAAACGCTGTCATAACGAATGAAAAAACGAAAGAAAAATATGGTGTGAGTTCGAGGGCCCTCTATCCCAGAGTTTCGATCATCGATCCTTCCGTTCAGGCCACACTTCCAAAAGAGCAAACGGTGTACGGAGCGGTGGATGCCATCGCTCACATCCTCGAGTACTACTTCGATGGAAGCAGCCCGGAGATCTCAAACGAGATAGCAGAAGGCACTATCAGAACCATCATGAAGATGACAGAAAGGCTCCTTGAAAAACCGGATGATTACGAAGCAAGGGCCAATCTTGCCTGGAGTGCGACCATAGCCCTGAACGGAACGATGGCCGTTGGAAGAAGAGGCGGAGAATGGGCTTGTCATAGAATAGAGCATTCTCTGAGTGCCCTTTACGACATCGCTCACGGTGCGGGTCTGGCAATCGTCTTTCCTGCATGGATGAGGTACGTGTACAGAGAAAATCCTGCGCAGTTTGAAAGGTTTGCGAGGAAAATATTCAACCTCGAAGGAGAGGGTGAGGATCTCATCCTGAGGGGCATAGATTCGTTCAAGAACTGGCTCAGGAAGGTGGGAGCTCCTGTAACTCTCAAAGATGCTGGTATTCCGGAGAAAGACATCGAAAAGATCGTAGACAACGTGATGCTCCTTGTGGAGAAAAATCTGAAACCAAAGGGAGCCACATTGGGTAGGGTGAAGGTTCTGGAGAGAGAAGACGTTCAAGAGATATTGAAAATAGCCGCAAAATGAAATAAAATATCTTGATGATATAATAGGTACGATGCGGAGGCGTGTCCGAACTGGCTAAGGAGCCGGTCTCGAAAACCGGTGGGCCGCAAGGCCCTTGTGGGTTCGAGTCCCACCGCCTCCGCCATTTTTTGTATAATGAAAGCCAGGGGGTATGAGAAATGGATGTCGAAACCGTTGAAAAGGAAGCGATCGAGAAGCTGGAAAGGGTGTCAAACGTTCAGGAACTGGAACTGTTCAGGGTGGAATTTTTTGGGAAAAAGGGAAAGATCACCAGTTTGATGAAAAATCTCAAGAATCTCCCACCTGAAGAAAGGCCCGCCTATGGAAAGAGAGTGAACGAACTCAGAGAAAAGGTAGAAAGGCTTTTCTCCGAAAAGAAGAAACAAATAGAGGAACTTCTTGAAAGAGAAAGAATGGAGAAGATGCGAGTGGACGTTACACTGCCGGGAGCCAGAAGGAAAGTGGGACACTCTCACCCTGTGTTGAAAGTGATGGAAGAGATAGAGAGGATCTTCGTTTCCATGGGATTTGATGTGGTGGAAGGGCCTGAAATAGAAACAACCTGGCACAATTTCGATGCTTTGAACACTCCAGAGTGGCATCCAGCCCGTGACGAACACGATTCGTTCTATATCACAGATGAGCTTCTTCTGCGCACCCATACCTCCCCCGTTCAGATAAGAACCATGCTGGAAAGAAAGCCTCCGATTGCCATCATATCACCTGGAAAGGTTTACAGACGAGATTATGATGCAACACACCTTCCCATGTTCCACCAGGTTGAAGGATTGCATGTCGATAAGGATCTCAGCGTGGCACACTTGAAATTCACCCTCGAGGAGTTTGCCAGGAGGATGTTTGGAGAAAACGCCAGGATTCGTCTTCGACCAAGCTACTTTCCCTTCACAGAGCCGAGTTTTGAAGTGGATGTGTATCTATCCGGTTATGGATGGCTCGAGATACTCGGTGCAGGAATGGTGGATCCAAACGTGTTTTTGAACGTAGGATACGATCCAGAGGAATGGACGGGATATGCGTTTGGAATGGGTGTTGAAAGGATCGCCATGTTGAAATACGGCATCACTGATATCAGAGAATTTGTGAGAAACGATGTAAGGTTCCTCAGTAGCTACTAACGGGGGTGTGACGAGTGCGGGTACCAGAGTCGTGGCTCAGAGAATTCATAGATCTGGACTGGGACATAGAGAAAATAGCAGAAAGGCTTACTTTCTCAGGAACGAGTGTGGAAGACATTCTGAGACCCTTCAACGTGTCCGGTGAAATCGTTACAGCCAGGATAGTTGAAACTTTCCATCATCCTGGATCTGACAAACTCCTAGTGTGCAAAGTGGATACTGGGAAGAGGGTATACACGGTTGTTACAGCCGACAAAACGGTGAAGGAAAAAGATCATGTAATACTTGCTCTCGAAGGAGCCGTGCTGAACAATGGTATCAAGATAGAACCACGCGAGTTTGGAGGAGTTATCTCAGAAGGTATGCTGTGTTCCCTCGAGGAGTTGGGTTTGGAAGAAAAATCCGACCGTGTGTATCGATTCCCTGAACCAGTAGCTCCTGGTGTGAATGTGATAAAAGAGTTTGGCTTGGACGAGAGGGTACTCGATCTTGAGATCACACCGAACAGGCCAGATTGTCTTTCCATCTTGGGGGTGGCAAGAGAACTTTCCGCTTTGAGTGGGAAACCTCTGAAGAAACCTTCTCCCAGGGTTTCGTTTGTGGATGAAGAAATTCATTTCGATGTGATCGTGGAGGATGTTGATGGTTGTCCGAGATACACCGCCCGCATAGTGAAAGGGGTTACCGTGAAGGACTCCCCGCTTTGGTTGAAAGCAAGACTCGTTGCCTCAGGAATGAGATCACTGAACAGCGTAGTCGATGTAACTAACTACGTGATGCTCGAACTTGGACATCCTGTTCACGCGTTCGACATGAACAGGCTCAAAAACAAGAGGATAGTCGTGAAGACCGCGAAGGGTGGAGAAAGAGTTGTTCTGCTCGACGAGAAGGAGTACGAGTTGAAAGGTGGAGAGGTTCTGATAACCGATGGGGAAAACATCCTAGCTCTCGGTGGTATCATGGGTGGAATGGAATCCGGTGTGTATGAAGACACAAGGGATCTGGTGCTCGAAGTGGCTTACTTCGATCCAGTCAGAATAAGAAAGGCGTCCAAGGCACATGGAATCAGTTCTGAGTCTTCTTACAGGTTCGAGCGTGGTGTCGATCCCAACGATGCAGACCTGGTATCTTTGAGACTTTCAGAGATGATCCAGAAACTCGCTGGGGGTGTTGTACTTAGAAAATTCTGGGATGTGTATCCGAAGAAGATAGAACCAAAGAGGGTGTTTCTCAGAAAAGAGAGAGTCGAAAAGATTTTGGGGACAAAGGTCGAAGAGCCTGGCAGAATACTCGAGCGTCTGGAGTTTCAGGTGAAAAGTGTGGAGGATGGGTACGAAGTCGTGGTTCCTACTTTCAGGCCGGACGTAGAAAGAGAGATAGACCTGATCGAGGAAATAGGGAGGATAAACGGCTATGAAAAGATAGAACCCAGGGTTATAAGCTTGCCCGCCGTGAACACTGGCTGGAACAGAAAGCAGCTTTTCAGGAAAGAGATTTCTCACTTCATGAAAGGAATGGGATTTGACGAGATTGTGAGTTTTTCTTTCCTGAACTCTGAAAAGATGAGAAAATGGCCTGTTGTAAAAAGAGAACCGATCCTTCTTACAAATCCCATCTCTTCGGATATGGACGCGATGCGATACACGCTCTTTCACAGCATGATTCAGGTGCTGTCTGAGAATTTCAAGAGACAGAACAGAAATCTCAAACTCTTTGAGATCGGGAAGATCTACTACAGAGAGGGCGGTGAGTACAGAGAAGTTGAAACGTTGTCGGCCGCGGCCTGTGGACTGGAGAATCCAGACGACTACACCGACAAAAGGAAGGTATCTTTCTATACAGTGAAAGGAATTCTTGACGAGCTGTTTCAAAGATACGGCGTACGTGCCGAGTACAGAGAAGCAGAACTGACAGGGTTCTTCCCGACGAGAACCGCTCGTATCTTCTCTGAGGGAAAAGAACTTGGGTTTCTGGGAATGGTCGATCCAAAGCTTCTTGATGAATATGACGTTAAAGAAGAAACTTACTTCTTTGAAATTGATCTGGAGACATTCATGGAGCTTGCTTCAGAGGAACCTGCTTATAGACCCACCCCGAAATTCCCTGCTGTTCGAAGAGACGTTTCCTTTTTGCTTCCAAGAGGATTCAAATCCCTCGAAATACTGAACCTCTTCAGAAAAGTGGGTGAGTCTCTCGTGGAAGAGGTGGGAGTGTTCGACGTTTACGAAGGAAAGGGCGTCCCGGAAGGTATGGTGAGTGTTACCTTCTATGTGATATTCAGACATCCAGAAAGAACACTGACGGATGAAGAGGTGAATCAGATCTTCGAAAGAATGGTTCAGCGTGCAGAAGAGAAATTCGGCGTGAAGAGAAGATTCTAAAAAAAGAGGGGCTATTGCCCCTCTTCTGTTTTTGTGTTCAAAAGTCCTTTGAGGATCATTTCCTGTATACTCTGAAGCAACTTCTGGTCTTTCGGAACGTCTCCCATCGAATTGACTATGAGTTCTGCGGCGGCTCGCGAGTCCAGATCCTTCGGTACGTAGTTTTGCTCTTTTCCTTCATCTATCAACTTCTCAACCCGTTTTATGAAGTTTTCGTATCTTTCTCTCAAAACCGACCACTTTTCTTTCTCCTCGAAGCGGATCGTTGTTTTCTCCTTCTCTATTATTTCGTTCAGTACCGACTTGTTCAACACGAAGTCAACGTACGACTTCAAGAACTTTTTGATCTTGGCAAAGTAGGAGTTCGTCTCCTTTGTAACGGTGAAGAGATGGTTTTCCAGTTCTTCTAAAGCCTCTCTCCAGACCTCTTCAAATAGTTTGTCCTTGCTCGGGAAATAGTAGTATATGAGAGCCTTTTTCACACCTGCCTCTCGTGCGATTTCCTCCATGCTGACACCGTCGTATCCATACTTTGAAAAGGCCTTCTTCGCTGCCTCCAGTATCTTTCTCCTTGTTTCAGAGCCCAATTTGACCCCTCCATCTCAATCCCTGTAACGTTTGTCCACCGCAAGGAGCTTTTCTTTGTCTGCGTACCTTCTCATTCTCACTTCGTAGTTATAAACACCTCTGTTTGCCGGGTATATTTCGGAGTATCCTTCCTCGTACCAGAGTTTGTCTGCGTACTTCTTCCATTCGGCAGCGAGTTTGTCGATCTCGGGTGCAAGTTCGGTGATGATTCTCTCAGAACCCTCATGTTGAGGCTTTGCGTTGAATGACTTCACCATGGCTCTGAACACCTTCGGGTTGTCTATTATTGGGCATGGTCTGAAGAGGTTGTCACTGTAGGGAATCATTCGTTTGTATGCCTCGAAGAACGGTGACCTAAGAATGTCGATGAGTTTCTTTTCACGGATGCTGTCAACGGCGAACTGCTGGAAGACGCAGGGTTCCACATATCCTTTTGCGTTTATGTGGAGATATTTGGCACCCGCCGCAAGACAACCGTTGGTGAGGAATCCATGGTTCCAGAAATCGGCAACGAAGGCGAATCTTCCACTGAGCCTGATCTGTTCGAGTTTGTGGAACCTCTCGTATCTCTGTTTTGGCGTGGGAACGAGGTCCATGGATGGGTTCATTCCAACGGGCATGAACTGGTACACCCAGACGTAGGAGACACCTTGTTCTTTCAGGAAGTCCCAGAACTCATCTTTCATAAGGGTATCGTGGTTCATTCTGGTTGCTGTTACGGAAGCTCCAAAGATTACACCATATCTTCTCAATCTTTCCCACGCTTCGAGGATCTTTTTGAATATGCCTCTTCCTCTTCTCCAGTCTGTGTCTGTTTCGAAACCTTCCACCGAAATGGAGAGCGTCACGTTTCCAAGTTCCGATAGTTTCTTTGCTGTTTCTTCCTTTATCAACGTTCCATTCGTATAGACAAGGAAATAGCTGTCCTTGAACTCTTCAAAGATGTCCATCAGGTGCGGCCAGAAGAAGGGTTCTCCTCCTGTGATGATGAAGAAGTATATTCCGAGGTCGTTGGCCTGTCTCAAAATGTCTCTGACTTCGTCGTGGGAAAGTTCGTACTTTCTGCCATAGAGTCCTGCATAGCATCCAACACAGTTCAAGTTACATGCGTAGGTGGGACTCAGAACGAGGAGTTTTGGAAGGACGGTTTTGTACTCGTGCATCTTCTCCTGCCTTATGGGTTCTCCGAGTGCGAACTCGTTGATGATCAGGTTGTTTATAACCCCTTCTACACATTTTGGACTCGCTTTTTTGAAGACGTTGACCCATGACATCACCATGGGATGTCTTTCTTTGGCGAGGTCTGCAAGTTTTCGAAGGCCACTCTTCGAGGGTTCTTTCGTGAACATACTGAGGGTTCCGAATATCTTTCCTAGGGTTTCCACATCGGCGTTTCTCACAAAAGATCCGACGAGTTTTCCTGCCTGTCGATAGATCATTCCTTTGATTCCACCTACTGGCATTGAATCACCTCCATCTTTTTTTACTTACCGGTCGGTAAAAGATTCTATGCCCACAAGATGAAATATACATTGCGCGTTTGTTACTTTATGTTGTATCTGGAGAGATTTATCGCACAGATGGCTTCATCTTTCTCGTAACCTTTCAACAGATAATACGCCTTGCATCCTCCTCCGCATTCTTTCAAAACTGGACACGCCGAACATGATTCGGGAGAGGGCAAGGGTTTGTATTCGTTCCATATTTCGGAAAACTTCTTTTCTCGCACATTTCCCATGTAGTACTCTTTGTTGTACCTGAAATGTCCGCATGGTACGACGGTTCCTTCAACGAGTATCGAGGCATGGGTGATACCGGCGGAGCAAGGGGCACCGGATATGGATTCTTCCACGTAGAACGTCAGCCGGTCTCTGTAAGTATTTACAACTTCGAGAACGTATCTTATGGCCCTTTTCCATTCTTCAGGATTCATATCCAGTTCTTTCGCGTGGACCATTCCTCTTCCAACCGGGATGAACCTGTCCACGTACAGAGCATTGACTCCCAGTTTCAGGGCTAGTTTTACCATGTCTTCGAACTTTCTCCAGTTCATTCTGTTTATCACGTTGAGTATCGTGACCTGAAAACCCTCGTTTATGAAATTTTTGATGCCCTCGACCGCTCTTTCGAAGTTGCCCTTTCCTCTCACATAATCGTTCGTCTCAGGATCTGGTCCCTCCAGCGATACACCAATCAGTACATATGGATTGGCTCTTTTTATTTTCTGAACCATTTCTCTGGTGGCAAGGGATCCGTTCGTGTTTATCATGAGTCTTTGACCTATCTCTCTGCCGAAGGCAAGTATGTCAAGAAGCCTTGGATGGAGAAGTGGCTCACCTCCCACAAGATCCAGGGCCCACACGTCGAGTTTCCTCAAGTCGATCATCAGTTCTTTTATCTCCTCGAAACTCAACTCGCCTGGATGAGGCTCTCCCGCTTCGCAGTAACAGTGCTTGCATCTGAAGTTGCATCTTGTTGTCAACTCGTACTCTACTATGAATGGGGGTTTTCGCATTCAATCACCTCCAGATAGATTTTAACTCCTGGGATAGATCTGAAAGGAGAGGACTCTAATTGTAATGATCCTTACAAGTCCAATTAAAGGTTTGGGAATAAAATCTATCGTGAGGTGATGCCACTTGGGAAAAAAGGTGTCCAAGAATCCCAGAGTACTCTCACAGATAGAACTCCTCAGAATGATGGCCGGTGGAGATGAGAATGCCCTCAGGGAAATAAAGAGAAGGCTGGGTTTTGATGAAAAGAAAGAAAGAGAGAACAATGAAAGACGAAAGATCTCCGATAACGTTTGATCATTTCTCTGTTTTCGCCAACGGAGAGCAAATTTTAGAAGATATCACCATTTCCTTTGTTAAAGGAATAAATGTTCTGTATGGGTCCCGGGGTTCAGGTAAATCCACCCTTCTTCGAGCGGTTGTCAAGTTGAATGATGAAATACTGGAAGGTGTGACGGAAGGCGGAACGGTTTATCTTTTCGGACAGGATGTGAGAGAACTCGATGACACCTATGTAAGAAAGAAGGCTCTGTACCTTGATACGAGTTTCATCGACGCCATGAACCATTACAGTTTCGAAGAGTTTTTGGGGTTGAGTTTGAAGAAGAAGGTGGATCTTGAAAAAATCTCCGAAAGACTGGATGATCTGGGAATATTGAGAATGCTGACGCTGGGACGCAAAACCCCCCTTTCTGTTTTTTCACCCGCCGAAAAGATTTCCCTCCTCCTTTTCATACTGGAACAGAAGCAACCCGAGATCATACTGATGGATTGTCTGCTGGATCACCTCGACGATGAAAATCTTGAAAGAATCATCGGTACGTTCTTCAAGATGAAAAAAGATAGGACCTTCATCATTTCCACACGCATCCTCCAGAGGTTTCTCTACATTGCGGATTTGTTGGTGATGTTGAATGATGGTAGAATCAATTATACGGGAACTCCCAGAGATTTTGTTTTGAAGATGTGAAGAACCGTTTCACGAACGAGGTGATCCTATGGTACTGACCGTCACGTTGAATCCCGCACTGGACCGGGAGATCTTCATAGACGATTTCCAGGTGAACAAATTATACAGGTTGAGAGATCTGAGCAGGTCTCAAATGACACCTGGTGGAAAAGGAATAAACGTTTCCGTAGCCCTTTCAAGGCTCGGGGTTCCTTCAGTAGCCACCGGATTCGTGGGAGGTCACATAGGACGAATTCTTGTAGAGGAACTACGGAAGATCTCGAATCTGATCACCACGAATTTTGTTTACGTGGATGGGGAGACGAGGGAGAACATAGAGATCATAGACGAAAAGAATCAAACCATAACGGCCATAAATTTTCCTGGTCCAGAAATCGGTGAAGATGATCTGAATCATTTTTTGAGAAGGTACAGGATGACCCTCTCGAAGGTCGATTGTGTGGTCATCTCTGGGAGCATACCACTCGGAGTAAGTGAAGACGTCTGTTACGAACTGGTGAAACTTGCGCGTGAGAAGGGAATCTTTGTCTTTGTGGAACAGGCACCCAGATTGCTCGAAAGAACACTGACAGGTCCGGAGTATCCAAACGTGGTGAAACCGGACTTGAGAGGGAATCATCTGGCACTTTTCGGTATGGAGCTCAAAACCTTTGAAGACTACGTTCGGCTTGCAGAGAAGATAGCAGAAAAATCTCAGGTCGCAGTTGTCTCCTACGAGGTGAAAAACGATATAGTTGCCACAAAGGACGGTGTGTGGATCATAAAATCGAAAGGGGAGATAGATGCGTCCCATCTGCTCGGTGCGGGAGATGCTTACGTAGCCGGAATGGTTTACTATTTCGTCACCCACGGAGCGAATTTCCTGGAGATGGCAAAGTTTGGTTTTGCTTCTGCACTCGCTGCAACAAGGAGAAAAGAAAAATACATGCCGGATCTCGAGGCAATAAAAAAGGAATACGATCACTTCACCGTGGAGAGGGTGAAGTAAATGAGAGTGAAGGATGCCGTTATTTATGATATATCAGCTGTATTCGAAGATGAAACTGTGGAAACGGTCATAAAACTTCTGTCAAGGCAGAATCTCTCTGGAATACCCGTTGTCGACCACGACATGCGAGTTGTGGGGTTTGTCAGTGAGAGTGATCTGATAAAGGCCCTGGTTCCCAGTTATTTTTCTCTTCTCAGATCCGCTTCTTTCATCCCGGACACCAACCAGTTGATCAGAAATATAGTCAAAATAAAGGACAAACCCATATCGAATTACATGAGCAAACCACCTGTTGTGGTGAAGGAGGACGACCCTCTCATAGTGGCGGCGGATTATCTCATAAGACATGGTTTCAAGGCACTACCTGTGGTCGATGATAGTATGCAACTTGTCGGTATCGTCAGAAGGATAGACATTCTGAAAGTGGTTTCGGAGGGGAAGCTTGAGATATGAGAACGGTGAGAATCGAGACCTTTGGATGTAAGGTGAACCAGTACGAAAGTGAATACATGGCCGAACAGCTCGAAAAGGCCGGCTATACCGTTTTGCCGGCTGGTGAGGCTTCTTATTACATAATAAACTCCTGCGTGGTCACCCAGGAAGTGGAGAAAAAGGTAAGAAGGCTAGTTAAAAGCATACGAAGGAAGAACAGGGATGCAAAGATCGTTCTCACAGGATGTTTTGCGCAGCTCTCTCCTGAAGAGGCAAAGAAGCTTCCCGTGAACATGGTCCTTGGAATCTCGGAGAAGAAGAACATAGTCGATCATCTCCTCTCTCTGAACGGTGAGCAGAAACTGGTGGTGTCGGCTCCTGACAGTCCTGTCTACGAAAAGGTGAAGGGAAGTTTTGAGGATAGAACGAGAGCCTACATAAAGGTGGAGGACGGATGTGACAACGGCTGCACTTACTGTGCTATAAGGTTTGCACGTGGAACGAAGGTGAGAAGCAAGCCACTGGAGTTGTTCAAAGAAGAATTCGAGAAGATGGTGATGAAGGGATACAAGGAGATCGTCATCACGGGAGTTAACCTTGGAAAGTACGGGAAGGATATCGGGACCACCCTGGTCGATCTTTTGAAGAGCGTAGAACGTGTTCCCGGCGATTACAGAGTGCGTCTCAGTTCTCTGAACGTAGAGGACATAACGGACGAACTCGTGGAAGTTTTCCGGGACAACCCCAGACTGTGCCCGCATCTCCACATATCTGTTCAGAGTGGTTCAGACAGAGTTCTGAAGAGAATGGGAAGGCGGTACAGTTCCTCCGACTTTCTGAAAGTGGTGGAAAAACTGAGAAGTATCGATCCCGATTTTTCCATAACAACGGATATCATCGTTGGGTTCCCAGGGGAGACGGACGAGGATTTCCTGGAGACTGTGAAACTACTGGAAGAGGTCGAATTCAGCAGAGTTCACATATTCAGGTACTCTCCCAGGCCAGGAACCCCTGCGAGTACCTTTTCCGATGCTGTCCCTGAACACAAGAAGAAAGAACGATTGAACATTTTAAAGGAAAAGGCAAAAGAAGTGTCTCACAGATACAAAAGGCGGACGGTGAACAAGAGGAGGAAAGTTCTTGCAGAGTGGTACATCGCAAAGGGCGTGCTTTCAGGATACGACGAATACTACGTTAAACACGAATTTGTGGGTGACGGTATAGGGATGTTCCACGATGTGAGAGTGAAGTCTCTTTCGGAAGAAGGAGTGATTTCCTGTCGTGTTGATCTGGCAGAAAGGGCGGTTCATTCACGCGGATGAATTCTTTCTGAACTACGAGATGTTTGATGAGGTTTCCCAGGGACTCGTTTATGAAACTCTGCGAACGTACAACAGAGTTCCTTTTGCCGCTTACAAACACTACAATCGACTGATGAGGTCTGTTTCTTTTTTTGATATTCCCTTTTCCATGACATTTGAAGAGTTCGTCGACATACTGAAAAAGGGCACCCGGCAGATCGATCGTGAAAGCAGAATAAAAGTGCTTCTCTCTGTGCAAACTGCTGAGTTGTTCTTTGTTTTTTCGCCGCTGAACATTCCAGACGTCGAAGAGGGAGTGAATGTGAAAATATCGAAGGTCAGAAGGATTCCCGATCTTTCCACACCGCCGAGTTTGAAGATAACCGGAAGAACAGACATTCTGCTTGCTCGAAGGGAGATTGGGGAATATTACGATGTGATTTTGACAGGTGTGAATGGTCAGGTCTGTGAAGGAAGTTTCAGCAACGTTTTTCTGGTGAAAGAAGGAAGGTTGATCACCCCCTCCATCGAATCTGGTATCCTCGATGGCATAACCCGTGAAAACGTGATAAAACTTGCAAACAGATTGGAAATTCCACTGGAAGAAAGATATGTGTGGGTCTGGGAACTGTTTGAGGCAGACGAGATGTTCTTGACCCACACGAGTGTAGGAATCGTTCCTGTGAGGAGGCTCAACGATCATCTGTTTTTCGAGGAAGAACCAGGACCCATAACATCGACGTTGATGGAAAATTTCGAACCCTTCATTTTGAATCTGGAGGAAAACTGGGTGGGAACATGAAGCCTATTGGAAAATTGTTCGAGGAACTTGCGGGTGAAGACCCCCTGTTTTCTGAATTGAAAACGAGGATGCTCTTGATGGACTGGATAAACCTTGTGAGTCCTGTCATTGCCAGACATACGGTGGTGGAGAAGGTTGAAAATGGTATCGTTCATGTCGTCTGTGATGATTCGCTGTGGCTGACCGAACTTTCTCTTCAGAAGGACAGAATTCTTCAAATACTCAACGAGAAAGCAGGAAAGAAGATGTTCAGAGACATGGTGTTCAGGAGGGGAAAGATCAATGGAAAAATACTCGGCTGAGAGCATAAAGGTTTTGAAAGGGTTGGAACCCGTTCGAATGCGCCCTGGAATGTACATCGGCTCTACAGGAAAGCGCGGTTTGCACCACCTTGTGTACGAGGTGGTCGACAACAGTGTCGATGAGTCTCTTGCGGGCTACTGCGACTGGATCAAAGTAACACTGCATGAGGATGGCAGTGTTGAGGTTGAGGATAACGGAAGGGGTATTCCTGTCGACGTTCATCCGGAGGAAGGAAGAAGCGCTCTTGAAGTGGTTTTCACCGTTCTTCATGCAGGAGGAAAGTTTTCCAAAGATTCCTACAAAATAAGTGGTGGACTCCATGGTGTGGGAGTTTCTGTGGTGAACGCACTTTCTGAATGGCTCGAGGTGAGAGTTCATCGAGACGGTAAGATCTACAGACAGAGGTACGAAAGGGGAAGATCGGTCACACCTGTTGAGGTGATCGGTGAAACTGACAAACACGGTACAGTCGTCCGGTTCAAACCGGATCCTCTTATATTCTCTGAGACCGAATTCGATCCCGACATACTCGAACACAGGTTGAGAGAAATCGCCTTTCTCGTACCGGGATTGAAAATAGAGTTCGAAGACAGAATAAACAACGAGAAGAAAACGTTCAAATTCGATGGTGGTCTGATAGAATTCGTGAAGTATCTGAATCGTGGAAAAAAGGTGCTCCATGACGTGGTGTATCTGAAGAGAACGGAGAAAGTCAAAGTCAAAGACAAAGAAGACGAGGTAGTCGTGGAAATCGCCTTTCAGTACACTGATTCTTATTCAGAGGAGATTCTTTCCTTTGCGAACACCATAAAAACTGTCGATGGAGGAACACACGTTACAGCCTTCAAAACAACTCTCACGAGGCTGATGAACGAATATGGAAGAAAACATAACTTTTTGAAGAACGGAGACTCCTTCCAGGGAGATGACGTACGAGAGGGGCTCACCGCTGTTATAAGTGTGTATGTGAAGAACCCGGAGTTTGAGGGGCAGACCAAGTCAAAGCTCGGCAACGAAGAAGTGAAAGAAGCGGTGAACAGGGCAATGAGGGAGGAGTTGAAGAAGATTTTCGACGCCAGCCCCGATCTTGTCAGGACAATACTGTCGAAGATAATGAACACAAAACAGGCAAGGG
This genomic window from Thermotoga sp. SG1 contains:
- the gyrB gene encoding DNA topoisomerase (ATP-hydrolyzing) subunit B, whose translation is MEKYSAESIKVLKGLEPVRMRPGMYIGSTGKRGLHHLVYEVVDNSVDESLAGYCDWIKVTLHEDGSVEVEDNGRGIPVDVHPEEGRSALEVVFTVLHAGGKFSKDSYKISGGLHGVGVSVVNALSEWLEVRVHRDGKIYRQRYERGRSVTPVEVIGETDKHGTVVRFKPDPLIFSETEFDPDILEHRLREIAFLVPGLKIEFEDRINNEKKTFKFDGGLIEFVKYLNRGKKVLHDVVYLKRTEKVKVKDKEDEVVVEIAFQYTDSYSEEILSFANTIKTVDGGTHVTAFKTTLTRLMNEYGRKHNFLKNGDSFQGDDVREGLTAVISVYVKNPEFEGQTKSKLGNEEVKEAVNRAMREELKKIFDASPDLVRTILSKIMNTKQAREAARRAREMVRRKNVLQSTTLPGKLADCSSTDRENTELFIVEGDSAGGSAKQARDRVFQAVLPIRGKILNVEKSSLDRLLKNEQISDIIVAVGTGIGDDFDINKLRYGKIIIMTDADIDGAHIRTLLLTLFYRYMKPLIEDGRIYIALPPLYRIRVGKEDFYVYSDAELMEYRKMFEGKKMEIQRYKGLGEMNPEQLWETTMNPETRKIIKVTIEDAEEADRLFEILMGNDPSSRREFIERHALKVKELDI
- a CDS encoding DUF721 domain-containing protein translates to MKPIGKLFEELAGEDPLFSELKTRMLLMDWINLVSPVIARHTVVEKVENGIVHVVCDDSLWLTELSLQKDRILQILNEKAGKKMFRDMVFRRGKINGKILG
- a CDS encoding aminotransferase class IV, which translates into the protein MLIWQKGRFIHADEFFLNYEMFDEVSQGLVYETLRTYNRVPFAAYKHYNRLMRSVSFFDIPFSMTFEEFVDILKKGTRQIDRESRIKVLLSVQTAELFFVFSPLNIPDVEEGVNVKISKVRRIPDLSTPPSLKITGRTDILLARREIGEYYDVILTGVNGQVCEGSFSNVFLVKEGRLITPSIESGILDGITRENVIKLANRLEIPLEERYVWVWELFEADEMFLTHTSVGIVPVRRLNDHLFFEEEPGPITSTLMENFEPFILNLEENWVGT